One Amaranthus tricolor cultivar Red isolate AtriRed21 chromosome 1, ASM2621246v1, whole genome shotgun sequence DNA window includes the following coding sequences:
- the LOC130806606 gene encoding ATP-dependent Clp protease proteolytic subunit, with translation MPIGVPKVPFRSPGEEDASWVDVYNRLYRERLLFLGQEVDSEISNQLIGLMVYLSIEDDTKDLYLFINSPGGWVIPGVAIYDTMQFVRPDVHTICMGLAASMGSFILVGGEITKRLAFPHAWIRVMIHQPASSFYEAQTGEFILEAEELLKLRETLTRVYVQRTGKPLWVVSEDMERDVFMSATEAQAHGIVDLVAVE, from the exons atGCCTATTGGTGTTCCAAAAGTTCCCTTTCGAAGTCCTGGAGAGGAAGATGCATCTTGGGTTGACGTATA CAACCGACTTTATCGAGAAagattactttttttaggccaAGAAGTCGATAGCGAGATCTCGAATCAACTTATTGGTCTTATGGTATATCTCAGTATCGAAGATGATACCAAggatttatatttgtttataaattcTCCTGGCGGATGGGTAATACCCGGAGTAGCTATTTATGATACCATGCAATTTGTGCGACCAGATGTACATACAATATGCATGGGGTTAGCTGCTTCAATGGGATCTTTTATCCTGGTCGGAGGAGAAATTACTAAACGTTTAGCATTCCCTCACGCTTGG ATCAGGGTAATGATTCATCAACCCGCGAGCTCTTTTTATGAGGCCCAAACGGGAGAATTTATCCTGGAAgcggaagaacttttgaaattgCGTGAAACCCTCACAAGGGTTTATGTACAAAGAACGGGCAAACCCTTATGGGTTGTATCCGAAGATATGGAAAGGGATGTTTTTATGTCAGCAACAGAAGCCCAAGCTCATGGAATTGTTGATCTTGTAGCGGTCGAATAA
- the LOC130806616 gene encoding polygalacturonase-like gives MAIIWVLIIQRSILANNINYNLVRFGAKPDGSDTSKAFTSAWNTACQSENPSTIVVPKGRYFVNSALLFSGKNCKVKSIKFVIRGTLVAPSDFRLLGDAGTWFAFEDVTGVSISGGVFDGQGSGLWACKRSSERCPAGATTLRFSNSNNIEINGVTSVNSQLYHIVFDGCKNVKVEGVKISTSGRSPNTDGIHVQLSNGVTILNSNIATGDDCVSVGAGTTNLWIENMACGPGHGVSIGSLGKDVNEAGVVNVTVKTATFTGTENGVRIKSWGRPSNGFVRNVLFQHITMLNAQNPIIIDQNYCPDDKGCSGKASGVRISDVTYQDIHGSSATPIAVKFDCSSEYHCTNIKLEGVDLTYRNQQAASSCVNTIGSTYGVIEPKSCF, from the exons ATGGCGATAATATGGGTGCTAATAATCCAACGATCAATATTGGCTAACAACATAAATTATAACCTAGTAAGGTTTGGAGCAAAACCAGACGGATCAGACACGTCTAAGGCATTTACGTCTGCATGGAACACAGCATGTCAATCAGAAAATCCTTCTACAATTGTAGTTCCTAAAGGCAGGTATTTTGTTAATTCAGCCTTACTTTTTAGTGGGAAGAATTGCAAGGTCAAATCTATAAAGTTTGTTATTAGAGGTACCTTAGTAGCACCTTCTGATTTCCGACTGCTCGGAGATGCTGGTACTTGGTTCGCTTTCGAGGATGTCACCGGAGTTTCTATATCTGGTGGTGTGTTTGACGGACAGGGTTCTGGGTTGTGGGCTTGTAAGAGGTCTAGCGAGAGGTGTCCTGCTGGAGCAACG ACACTTCGGTTctcaaattcaaataatattgaaataaatggAGTTACATCAGTAAACAGCCAATTATATCACATTGTTTTTGACGGGTGTAAAAATGTAAAAGTGGAGGGTGTAAAGATCTCAACTTCAGGCAGGAGTCCCAACACAGATGGTATTCATGTCCAATTATCAAATGGAGTCACTATCTTGAACTCTAACATTGCAACCGGAGACGATTGTGTTTCAGTTGGAGCCGGTACTACTAATCTTTGGATTGAAAACATGGCTTGTGGCCCGGGTCATGGCGTTAG CATTGGAAGCTTAGGCAAAGATGTAAATGAAGCAGGAGTTGTGAATGTGACAGTGAAGACAGCTACTTTTACTGGGACTGAGAATGGTGTTAGAATCAAATCTTGGGGAAGACCCAGCAATGGTTTTGTGAGAAATGTACTATTCCAACATATTACAATGCTCAATGCTCAAAATCCCATCATTATCGACCAAAACTATTGTCCTGACGACAAAGGTTGCTCTGGAAAG GCATCCGGAGTAAGAATCAGTGATGTAACATATCAAGATATTCATGGATCATCGGCGACTCCAATTGCAGTAAAATTTGATTGCAGCTCAGAATACCATTGCACAAATATAAAATTGGAGGGAGTAGATCTTACCTACAGAAATCAACAAGCTGCTTCTTCTTGTGTTAATACTATAGGATCCACCTACGGTGTTATTGAGCCTAAAAGTTGCTTCTAG